A DNA window from Carnobacterium funditum DSM 5970 contains the following coding sequences:
- a CDS encoding MFS transporter, whose product MLSSFSKNIQTTLVTSFFSSLVYACTIPYLIIYLASIFSKEMLGVLVMINVISSFLAGIIGGYLADNFQRKKILLIFQNLYGVSLFIVALNFTGVLSQHFWLISGYLICGITYNLYYSAFDAVLLDSTVPHERKKVYQLQYWTFNLSMALGASIGGFLFKHYLVYLFFGAAFLQFIVSAFLQKNLNYRNTVSHTKGKTIFHDLFTNYYIASKDKRWVLLILGFAFYSAAEFSLQKYTGIRLSKEFKPLTLFSINIDGVRMLSILQVINTIMVVFFTFIISKITEKKTERTVVIVGLFIYISGYGLMASANSIYLLIPLMVLATLGELASAPILSARQVDLIPEDKQASYLSFGSLSFQGSQLLAAVGLTLGGYLTAGLISGYIIILGVAGIYFVVSSLYGVKKTP is encoded by the coding sequence ATGCTATCATCTTTTTCAAAAAATATTCAAACAACATTAGTTACCTCTTTTTTTAGTAGTTTAGTCTATGCATGTACCATTCCTTACCTCATTATTTATTTAGCTAGTATATTCAGCAAAGAAATGCTTGGAGTATTGGTTATGATAAATGTTATTTCATCATTTCTTGCTGGAATCATTGGAGGGTACTTAGCAGATAACTTCCAGCGTAAAAAGATCTTATTGATCTTCCAAAATTTATATGGAGTCTCATTATTTATTGTTGCCTTGAATTTTACAGGCGTTCTATCACAGCATTTTTGGTTAATCAGTGGTTATCTAATCTGTGGCATAACTTATAATTTATATTACTCTGCGTTTGATGCTGTGCTGCTTGACTCGACTGTGCCACATGAACGAAAAAAAGTTTATCAACTACAATATTGGACATTTAACTTATCGATGGCTTTAGGTGCTTCTATTGGTGGCTTCCTGTTTAAACATTATCTTGTTTATTTATTTTTCGGGGCTGCTTTTTTACAGTTTATAGTTTCCGCTTTTCTACAAAAAAACCTTAACTATCGGAATACCGTTTCACATACTAAAGGAAAAACTATTTTTCATGATCTCTTCACCAATTACTATATTGCATCCAAAGACAAACGCTGGGTGCTTTTAATTTTAGGGTTTGCTTTTTATAGTGCAGCCGAATTTTCTTTACAAAAGTATACCGGTATTCGTCTGTCAAAGGAGTTTAAACCACTCACCCTTTTTTCTATCAACATCGATGGGGTAAGGATGCTGAGTATTTTGCAAGTAATTAATACCATTATGGTCGTATTTTTCACTTTTATTATTTCAAAAATAACAGAGAAAAAAACTGAACGAACTGTTGTCATTGTTGGTTTGTTTATCTATATTAGTGGCTACGGCTTAATGGCTTCAGCAAATAGTATTTATCTTTTGATTCCTTTAATGGTCTTAGCAACACTTGGAGAGTTAGCTTCGGCCCCTATTTTGAGTGCTCGACAAGTTGACTTGATTCCGGAAGATAAACAAGCGTCTTATTTAAGTTTTGGTTCACTATCCTTCCAAGGTTCTCAGCTTTTAGCGGCTGTTGGACTAACCTTAGGCGGCTATCTTACAGCTGGCTTAATTAGCGGTTATATTATTATCTTAGGAGTAGCCGGTATTTATTTTGTTGTTTCCAGCTTATATGGAGTTAAAAAAACTCCATAG
- a CDS encoding ABC transporter permease: MLNLVVNEWNKVFFRKNNYVTLIIILATSALLSLMPLLFNGEETVADISYGTDWQSQVAKQVDNLKEKNTALLTSGSELSFDENMTVSINQSEIERLNYHSKEGIKPPAINNLYDSLVGTSSLNLLIGIFVAIIASAMVSKEFSMGTIKLLLIRSYSRAKILTSKYVATLLVTLSYYLSLYLATIIVVLFTSQMNPTSEYVYRASDGMYMHSNFWVYFTGITASNLVYLIIIATVAFTFSTVSRNTALSLGATLGVLFLGPPLTLYLSTKTEFAKYLLMANWNLTNYLPGNYPAMESMSLIFSITINSIYLILLLSVAYYSFNKKDILA; encoded by the coding sequence ATGTTAAATTTAGTTGTTAATGAATGGAATAAAGTTTTTTTTAGAAAAAATAATTATGTAACCTTAATAATTATTTTGGCAACTTCTGCCTTACTAAGCTTAATGCCATTACTGTTTAATGGTGAAGAAACAGTTGCTGATATTTCATATGGTACAGATTGGCAATCTCAAGTAGCAAAACAGGTTGATAACTTAAAGGAAAAGAATACTGCACTGTTAACTAGTGGATCAGAGTTATCTTTTGACGAGAATATGACGGTTAGTATTAATCAAAGTGAAATAGAAAGATTAAACTACCATTCAAAAGAAGGAATTAAGCCACCAGCTATCAATAATCTATACGATTCTTTAGTAGGTACGTCTAGTTTGAATTTATTAATAGGTATTTTTGTTGCCATTATAGCAAGTGCCATGGTTTCTAAAGAATTTTCGATGGGCACTATAAAGTTACTCCTTATACGCTCTTACTCTAGAGCAAAAATATTAACCTCTAAGTATGTGGCAACACTTTTAGTAACCCTATCTTATTATTTAAGTTTATATCTAGCAACAATTATAGTTGTGCTTTTCACTTCGCAAATGAATCCTACTTCTGAATATGTCTATCGGGCTTCTGATGGAATGTATATGCACTCTAATTTTTGGGTTTATTTTACGGGAATAACAGCAAGTAATCTGGTTTATCTAATTATCATTGCAACAGTCGCCTTTACTTTTTCCACTGTTAGTAGAAATACAGCACTATCATTAGGTGCTACTTTAGGAGTACTATTTTTAGGGCCACCATTAACATTATACTTATCCACCAAAACTGAGTTCGCAAAATATTTATTAATGGCTAATTGGAATTTAACGAACTATTTACCAGGTAATTATCCTGCCATGGAAAGTATGTCTCTTATATTTTCGATTACAATAAATAGTATCTATCTTATTTTATTATTATCTGTAGCCTATTATTCCTTTAATAAAAAGGATATATTAGCATAG
- a CDS encoding ABC transporter ATP-binding protein, whose product MEFNVELSNLEKVIGKKKIINDLSLNIKKGEVFGLLGPNGAGKTTTIRMIVGLIDITSGSVKICGHDVQKNHKEALENIGAIVENPEMYPFLSGLENLKYFSRMHQNISKEKIDNLVEFVNLKSRINDKVKTYSLGMRQRLGIAQSLLNDPKVLILDEPTNGLDPAGIKELRQYIQTLAHEKDVTVIVSSHLLSEIELMCDRVAIIKEGELIAIEDLKEKNEHNYYQFKVSDNNKAQELLLDNYQLSSYITEGLLEFQLSVLDLEIPEIVKLFVENNLAIYSVEPKGNSLEDRFMNLTMK is encoded by the coding sequence ATGGAATTTAATGTAGAACTATCTAATTTAGAGAAAGTCATCGGTAAAAAAAAGATTATTAACGATTTATCGCTTAATATAAAAAAGGGAGAAGTTTTTGGGCTCCTTGGGCCTAATGGGGCTGGGAAAACGACGACTATCAGGATGATAGTCGGCCTCATCGACATTACTTCTGGCAGTGTAAAGATTTGTGGCCACGATGTGCAAAAAAACCATAAAGAAGCTTTAGAAAATATTGGTGCAATAGTAGAAAATCCGGAAATGTATCCTTTTTTATCTGGGCTAGAAAACTTGAAGTACTTTAGCAGGATGCATCAGAATATCTCAAAAGAAAAAATAGATAACTTAGTTGAGTTCGTAAATTTAAAAAGTAGGATAAACGATAAAGTTAAGACTTACTCTTTGGGGATGAGACAACGGTTAGGTATTGCTCAATCGTTATTAAATGATCCGAAAGTTTTGATATTAGATGAGCCTACTAATGGGTTAGATCCTGCAGGAATAAAAGAATTGAGACAGTACATCCAAACATTAGCCCATGAAAAAGACGTTACGGTCATTGTATCTAGCCATTTGCTTAGTGAAATAGAATTAATGTGTGATCGAGTAGCTATTATTAAAGAAGGTGAGCTGATAGCTATTGAAGATTTAAAAGAAAAAAATGAGCATAACTATTACCAATTTAAAGTATCTGATAACAATAAAGCTCAAGAATTACTTCTGGACAACTATCAATTATCTAGCTATATAACGGAAGGACTACTTGAATTCCAATTATCTGTTTTAGATTTAGAAATTCCGGAAATCGTTAAACTATTTGTTGAAAACAATCTAGCTATTTACAGTGTTGAACCAAAAGGAAATTCGTTGGAAGATAGATTTATGAATCTTACAATGAAATAA
- a CDS encoding DUF1801 domain-containing protein, whose translation MENKAEDKNVQKFLYDVMETDNEKFNILEELRNSVFTHCKTTHERMMYGGIMFSNEKDWGGIFVYKSHVSFEFSEGFKLNDPNKLLQGTGKKRRHLKIYSLSDIPEKKVAFFVKQVLALN comes from the coding sequence ATGGAAAATAAAGCAGAAGATAAAAACGTTCAGAAATTTTTATATGATGTTATGGAGACTGATAATGAAAAATTTAACATTTTAGAAGAATTAAGGAATAGTGTATTTACACATTGCAAAACTACGCATGAAAGAATGATGTATGGAGGCATTATGTTTTCTAATGAAAAAGACTGGGGCGGTATTTTTGTTTACAAAAGCCATGTATCTTTTGAGTTTTCAGAGGGCTTTAAATTAAATGATCCCAATAAATTATTGCAAGGTACTGGGAAAAAAAGACGTCATTTAAAAATTTATTCTTTATCAGATATCCCTGAAAAAAAAGTAGCTTTCTTTGTTAAACAAGTACTTGCTCTTAATTGA
- a CDS encoding YrhK family protein: protein MPKIERKKHEVYQGKEEDIEIKSGRFRLYFQNRYTLISLATDLITGIFYIIASISALTSMPDIYGKYLYLMGGIFLTIRPILKIIHNIFIYDEKKIAEQEEQKNTEEYEEYNEDYYGKDKEYKEKENQENKKKES from the coding sequence ATGCCGAAAATTGAACGTAAAAAACATGAAGTTTACCAGGGCAAAGAAGAAGATATTGAAATAAAGAGCGGTCGCTTTCGATTGTACTTTCAAAACCGGTATACCCTTATATCATTAGCGACTGATCTCATCACAGGAATATTTTATATTATTGCAAGTATATCCGCTTTGACTTCTATGCCAGATATTTATGGTAAGTACCTTTATTTAATGGGAGGAATTTTCTTAACTATCCGCCCCATTTTAAAAATTATCCATAATATCTTTATCTATGACGAAAAAAAAATAGCAGAACAGGAAGAACAAAAAAACACAGAAGAATACGAGGAATACAATGAAGATTATTATGGTAAGGATAAAGAATATAAGGAGAAAGAAAATCAAGAAAACAAAAAAAAGGAAAGTTAA
- the pgmB gene encoding beta-phosphoglucomutase: MFQTVIFDLDGVITDTADFHFKAWQALAKKLGIFLTEDFNEHLKGVDRTESLRRILSLGGLENDFSKEEIAVFEKEKNDLYITLIDQVNPKNILPGIDQLLNDLRSNNIKIGLASASRNAPKLLRNLGLYNHFDTIVDPSTLKNGKPAPETFETACQQLGVHSKYAIGIEDAYSGIQAINDSKMLSIGIGDLQTLKDADYILNSTSQLTFDKLLEIWNDKKNKHTIPVKTD, from the coding sequence ATGTTTCAAACTGTTATTTTTGATTTAGATGGCGTTATCACCGATACTGCTGATTTTCATTTTAAAGCTTGGCAAGCTTTAGCTAAAAAATTAGGTATCTTTCTTACTGAAGATTTTAATGAACACCTTAAGGGGGTCGATCGTACCGAATCACTACGTAGAATCCTATCCCTAGGAGGATTAGAAAATGATTTTTCAAAAGAAGAAATAGCTGTTTTTGAAAAAGAAAAGAATGATTTGTATATCACTTTAATCGATCAAGTTAATCCCAAAAATATTTTGCCTGGTATTGATCAGTTATTGAATGATCTCCGTTCTAATAATATAAAAATTGGATTGGCGTCTGCCAGTCGAAATGCACCTAAACTATTACGAAATCTTGGCTTGTATAATCATTTTGATACAATTGTAGATCCGTCAACATTAAAAAATGGAAAGCCAGCACCTGAAACATTTGAAACTGCTTGTCAACAGCTAGGTGTTCATTCAAAATATGCTATCGGTATAGAAGATGCTTATTCAGGAATTCAGGCTATCAATGATTCTAAGATGCTCTCTATTGGAATAGGTGATTTACAGACATTAAAAGATGCTGACTATATTTTAAATAGTACTAGTCAATTAACATTTGATAAACTATTAGAAATTTGGAATGATAAAAAAAATAAGCATACTATTCCAGTAAAGACTGATTGA
- a CDS encoding RDD family protein, with the protein MKGKLVLRILAISIDGMFVYLPSYMLLTILGFEGLLLKLLPQLLFAVYNTVSLSSFDGKTIGKYFSRLNVYTEESGMIHFGMRESSKLLYFLPNVGVVFLVLSGLTMLVFKLTLHDWISQSRVLLDVEREGIEREGHIGKQLYR; encoded by the coding sequence ATGAAGGGGAAACTGGTACTTAGAATATTGGCCATTTCGATTGATGGAATGTTCGTCTATCTTCCAAGTTATATGCTTTTGACTATTTTAGGCTTTGAGGGATTATTGCTTAAACTTCTTCCACAATTATTATTTGCAGTATACAATACAGTTTCTCTTTCTTCTTTTGATGGAAAAACAATAGGTAAGTATTTCTCTCGATTAAATGTTTATACTGAAGAATCTGGAATGATACACTTTGGCATGAGAGAATCTTCTAAGCTACTTTATTTCCTTCCTAATGTTGGTGTTGTGTTCTTAGTTTTATCAGGCTTAACTATGTTAGTTTTTAAATTAACACTTCATGACTGGATAAGTCAGAGTAGAGTGTTGCTTGATGTGGAAAGGGAAGGAATAGAAAGAGAGGGACATATTGGAAAACAACTCTATCGATGA
- a CDS encoding glycoside hydrolase family 65 protein — translation MNSGMKYYKDNPWLIREDRFNVDWLGKVEAAMSLGNGYLGVRSATEESYIGEKRNTFVSGTFNKISENEVTELPNIPDLIGMEFRLNGKRLDITKGLLTDYHRTLDLKTGELIRSFVWEYDDINVQCNFKRFVSFSQKHLICQFVEFKNLGQSLEVEFISGIDGQLTNSGAQHFTEGDKALTEGKYIQMMPHTTQSDIFMVLSTTHKIQKEQDIYQETKKRVEMGRRKVYNRYWINLDAGEKMEIEKISSIYTGIDKETVGKTINEVKHIALDELKQAEVSGYQNLFEKSAKAWKDNVWSVLPITIESKNFKDQLAINFARYHLHSITPAHDERMNIAAKGLSGEGYKGHTFWDTEIFMLPYFTFTHPDIAKNLVTYRYLGLAGAHKKAKENGFEGAQFPWEAAWPDDGETTPIWGAADIVTGQQTKIWSGFIEQHITSDVTFGIKQYLDVTGDQKFAREKGFEVILDTAKFWASRLEWQEDKKRYEVLEVIGPDEYKEHIDNNAYTNYTAYWNINLAIKLYEELKENEQHIFRKLNEKLNLNQFYEQWLDKVNKIYLPEPTKEGVIPQDDSYLSKKIIDLTKYKQSPHVGTLFHDYNLEQVNDMQVTKQADVLLLLFLYEDLFSKEEKLVNWNYYEPKTVHDSSLSLSTHAILAADLGRLELSYELFNKAMNIDMGEDMYSSDDGIHAASLGGIWQMVVFGYGGVRCLNGKLRIEPHLPEAWNNLTFGIIWRDNPLTIEATKERVSVTNNGSNPVSFEAFGSKYCISAGNKKNITI, via the coding sequence ATGAATAGCGGAATGAAATATTACAAGGATAATCCTTGGTTGATTAGAGAAGATAGATTTAATGTAGATTGGTTAGGTAAGGTAGAAGCAGCTATGTCTTTAGGAAATGGTTACCTAGGTGTACGATCTGCAACAGAAGAAAGCTATATAGGAGAAAAACGAAACACTTTTGTATCAGGCACATTTAATAAAATTAGTGAGAATGAAGTTACTGAACTACCCAATATTCCTGACTTAATTGGGATGGAATTTCGATTGAACGGTAAACGATTAGATATAACGAAAGGGCTACTAACTGACTATCACCGCACTTTAGATTTAAAAACTGGTGAACTCATTCGCTCATTTGTTTGGGAATATGACGATATTAACGTTCAATGTAATTTTAAGCGATTTGTATCATTTTCACAAAAACATCTTATTTGTCAGTTTGTAGAATTTAAAAATTTAGGTCAATCTTTGGAAGTGGAATTTATTTCAGGGATAGATGGTCAACTAACAAATAGCGGAGCACAACATTTTACTGAAGGTGATAAAGCATTAACAGAAGGTAAATATATACAAATGATGCCCCATACCACACAATCAGACATTTTCATGGTATTATCTACAACTCATAAAATTCAAAAAGAACAGGATATTTACCAGGAAACAAAAAAACGGGTTGAAATGGGTAGACGAAAGGTATATAACCGTTATTGGATAAATCTGGATGCTGGAGAAAAAATGGAAATAGAGAAGATTTCATCAATATATACCGGAATAGATAAAGAGACAGTAGGGAAAACGATTAATGAAGTGAAACATATTGCGTTGGATGAATTAAAGCAAGCAGAAGTATCTGGTTATCAAAATTTATTTGAGAAATCTGCTAAGGCTTGGAAAGATAACGTATGGTCAGTACTACCAATCACGATAGAATCAAAAAACTTCAAAGATCAGTTAGCAATTAATTTTGCTAGATATCATCTTCATTCAATAACTCCTGCTCATGATGAGCGAATGAATATTGCCGCGAAAGGTCTCTCTGGAGAAGGGTATAAAGGACATACTTTTTGGGATACAGAAATATTTATGTTACCTTATTTCACATTCACTCATCCCGATATTGCGAAAAATCTTGTGACGTATCGATACTTAGGACTTGCAGGTGCTCATAAAAAGGCTAAAGAAAATGGATTTGAAGGAGCGCAATTCCCTTGGGAAGCAGCCTGGCCAGATGATGGCGAGACTACGCCTATCTGGGGAGCGGCTGATATTGTTACTGGACAGCAAACTAAGATTTGGTCTGGTTTCATAGAACAACATATTACAAGTGATGTGACATTTGGCATCAAGCAGTATTTGGATGTAACTGGGGATCAAAAATTTGCAAGGGAAAAAGGTTTTGAAGTCATATTAGATACAGCAAAATTTTGGGCTAGTCGACTTGAATGGCAAGAAGACAAAAAACGTTATGAAGTTTTAGAAGTTATTGGTCCAGATGAGTACAAGGAACACATCGACAACAATGCTTATACTAATTATACAGCTTATTGGAATATCAACTTAGCTATAAAACTGTATGAAGAACTGAAAGAAAATGAACAGCATATTTTCCGGAAATTGAATGAAAAGCTCAATCTAAATCAATTTTACGAACAATGGTTAGATAAAGTTAATAAGATATACTTGCCAGAACCCACTAAGGAAGGAGTGATACCTCAAGATGACAGCTATTTATCAAAAAAGATAATCGACTTAACTAAATATAAACAGAGCCCACATGTTGGTACGTTATTCCATGATTACAATTTGGAACAAGTAAATGATATGCAAGTCACTAAACAAGCTGATGTATTACTTTTATTGTTTTTATATGAAGATCTCTTTTCAAAAGAGGAAAAATTGGTTAACTGGAATTACTATGAACCGAAAACAGTGCATGACTCGTCATTATCATTATCTACCCATGCTATATTAGCTGCTGATCTTGGCAGGCTGGAGTTATCTTATGAACTTTTTAATAAAGCGATGAATATTGATATGGGAGAGGATATGTACTCCTCAGATGATGGGATTCATGCAGCCTCACTAGGAGGAATCTGGCAAATGGTTGTATTTGGATATGGAGGAGTAAGGTGTCTCAATGGCAAACTCCGAATAGAGCCACATTTACCAGAAGCTTGGAATAACTTAACATTTGGTATCATCTGGAGAGATAATCCGTTAACTATTGAGGCCACAAAAGAACGAGTTAGTGTGACAAATAATGGTTCAAATCCAGTTTCTTTTGAAGCATTTGGTTCAAAATATTGTATTTCTGCTGGCAACAAAAAAAATATAACTATATAG
- a CDS encoding sugar ABC transporter substrate-binding protein, producing MKKWKKFIGVGITLSAALLMTACGGSSENESGSGDEESDFKGNTLTIGVWGGNESEEGSLDKMISVFEDETGSKIEKKVYTDYNTQIQADLAGKTAPDVFYVDSYMYPWFSQNGTLADLDVDSFEGDKFYESLTDSFTTDGKLQAIPKDMSTLALYLNTEIFEKTGVSVDEIPSSYEEYVKWLPGFQEKIDVAYGKDKVFAMSYNQDLARNYHLAARDGGMPIKEDGTANLENEKVVENLTILKELVDTNAVVTPEEIGTGWNGEAFGAGKIAIMDEGNWVYQTLKDEFSDIPFTVRKMPTYKDTEGSMMFSVGWGKYAGTEQSELADKWIQYATGVEGMKLWVEGTGTLPSRQDVADKVKITENADLKVHLEAWEYATIWQNGTTLDTVNKAYQNFLTNALNGTKPFEAAMKQADEQANADINPD from the coding sequence ATGAAAAAGTGGAAAAAATTTATTGGGGTAGGGATTACATTATCGGCAGCGCTTCTTATGACAGCTTGCGGTGGAAGCAGCGAGAATGAAAGCGGTTCTGGAGATGAGGAATCAGATTTTAAAGGAAACACACTGACGATTGGTGTATGGGGAGGAAATGAATCAGAAGAAGGTTCGTTAGATAAAATGATTAGTGTATTTGAAGATGAAACAGGTTCAAAGATTGAGAAAAAAGTTTACACAGACTACAATACTCAAATTCAAGCAGATTTAGCAGGGAAAACGGCCCCTGATGTTTTCTACGTTGACTCATATATGTATCCTTGGTTCTCTCAAAACGGAACATTAGCAGATCTGGATGTTGATAGCTTCGAGGGGGATAAATTTTATGAAAGTTTAACGGATAGCTTTACAACTGATGGTAAATTACAGGCAATACCAAAAGATATGTCTACCTTAGCGCTATATTTAAATACTGAAATATTTGAGAAAACTGGAGTATCAGTGGATGAAATTCCATCTTCATATGAAGAATACGTAAAATGGCTACCAGGCTTTCAAGAAAAAATTGATGTTGCTTATGGTAAAGATAAAGTATTTGCAATGAGTTACAACCAGGATCTAGCTCGCAATTATCATTTAGCAGCAAGAGATGGCGGGATGCCGATAAAGGAAGATGGAACAGCGAACTTGGAGAACGAAAAAGTTGTTGAAAATTTAACAATATTAAAAGAATTGGTTGATACTAATGCTGTCGTAACCCCAGAAGAAATTGGTACTGGCTGGAATGGGGAAGCATTTGGCGCTGGGAAAATTGCAATTATGGATGAAGGTAATTGGGTGTACCAAACGTTGAAAGACGAATTTTCAGATATCCCATTTACTGTTCGTAAAATGCCTACTTACAAAGATACAGAAGGTTCTATGATGTTCTCAGTAGGCTGGGGTAAATATGCAGGGACTGAACAATCTGAATTAGCTGATAAGTGGATTCAATACGCAACAGGTGTCGAGGGTATGAAATTATGGGTTGAAGGTACAGGTACATTACCTAGTCGTCAAGATGTAGCAGATAAAGTAAAGATTACAGAAAATGCAGATTTAAAAGTTCATTTGGAGGCATGGGAATATGCTACCATTTGGCAAAATGGAACAACTCTTGATACGGTAAATAAAGCTTATCAAAATTTCTTGACTAACGCTTTAAATGGTACCAAACCATTCGAAGCAGCGATGAAACAAGCAGATGAACAAGCGAATGCTGATATTAATCCAGATTAG
- a CDS encoding carbohydrate ABC transporter permease, whose protein sequence is MEIRKIKKTKTQMQEIKQAWVFLAPAIVIVGIFFIWSVLFAIYLSFNDVNLFTNTYSFKGFDNYLRIFSDKKALIALKNTATFAFVVVPLQTFFALIIAYILSNKGIKGKKLFRMIYFLPTLTSSSALTIIFMFIFNIYGPVNEFFMNIGLYDTPINFLQEPAYALRVIMVMNIWSTVPYYMTIYLASLVDLPSSLYEAAEIDGATAIDKLKYITIPYLRPITTFVLLTGIIGTFQMFDQAYIFSNGSGGPNNSTLTLSLMIYQYAFGQMNTMGYAAALAIVLAVIIFIAARLAEKINTER, encoded by the coding sequence ATGGAAATTCGGAAAATCAAGAAAACTAAAACACAAATGCAAGAAATTAAACAAGCATGGGTTTTTTTGGCACCAGCTATTGTAATTGTTGGAATTTTTTTTATTTGGTCGGTTCTCTTTGCGATTTATCTTTCATTTAATGATGTGAATTTATTTACAAATACTTATTCTTTTAAAGGATTTGATAATTACTTAAGAATTTTTTCTGATAAAAAGGCACTGATTGCTCTGAAGAATACAGCAACATTTGCTTTTGTGGTAGTACCTTTACAAACTTTCTTTGCATTAATTATCGCTTATATTTTGAGCAATAAAGGAATTAAAGGTAAGAAGCTCTTTCGAATGATTTATTTCTTGCCAACACTAACCTCTAGTTCTGCATTAACGATAATATTTATGTTTATTTTTAATATTTATGGACCAGTTAATGAATTCTTTATGAATATAGGACTATATGACACGCCTATTAATTTTCTGCAAGAACCAGCATATGCCCTAAGAGTTATTATGGTAATGAATATTTGGTCTACTGTTCCGTACTATATGACTATATACTTAGCTTCGCTAGTCGATTTACCTTCATCCTTGTACGAAGCTGCAGAGATTGATGGGGCAACTGCAATTGATAAGTTGAAATATATCACAATACCATATTTACGACCAATCACTACCTTTGTACTTTTGACTGGGATTATTGGCACATTTCAAATGTTTGATCAAGCGTATATTTTTTCTAACGGTTCTGGTGGGCCAAATAATTCAACGCTAACCCTTTCATTGATGATTTATCAGTATGCTTTTGGTCAGATGAATACAATGGGATACGCTGCTGCGTTGGCAATTGTCTTAGCAGTCATTATATTTATTGCTGCACGGCTAGCTGAAAAAATAAATACTGAAAGGTAG
- a CDS encoding carbohydrate ABC transporter permease — protein sequence MKQKKKLQILKGMLYMVLVGYAILTFYPFIWAVAASFKSYSEIVSGDMGLIPKEFTLENFQYVLGRSTLFMRWFINSVIISVIGTAINILLNTMAGYALARLNFPGRQRIYYGFLALMMVPAQVLLIPNYLILMNLGMLDSFSALILPAAINIGNIFMMRQFFLSFPKDIEEAAAIDGLGRFQTFFRIVMPLAKPSIATQAVFVFMGFWNEFMKPMLYLTTPSKYTLTLGLQTFQSRNGGVRWDQTMAASVITIIPIIIIYLIFNKYFLQGVRMDGEK from the coding sequence ATGAAACAGAAAAAGAAATTACAAATTCTTAAAGGAATGTTGTATATGGTTTTAGTCGGTTATGCAATACTGACATTTTATCCTTTTATTTGGGCAGTTGCGGCATCATTTAAATCATACAGTGAAATCGTATCAGGAGATATGGGATTGATTCCTAAAGAATTTACGTTAGAAAACTTTCAATATGTATTAGGAAGGTCTACTCTATTTATGCGTTGGTTTATTAATTCCGTTATAATATCCGTTATTGGGACTGCGATTAATATATTGTTGAATACAATGGCAGGATATGCTTTAGCACGACTAAATTTTCCGGGTCGGCAACGAATATACTATGGATTCCTAGCTTTAATGATGGTTCCTGCTCAAGTTCTGTTAATTCCTAATTATTTAATTTTAATGAACTTAGGAATGTTAGATAGTTTTTCTGCTTTAATTTTACCAGCTGCCATTAATATTGGAAATATTTTTATGATGAGACAATTTTTCTTATCTTTTCCAAAAGATATCGAAGAAGCAGCTGCGATTGACGGCTTAGGAAGATTTCAAACTTTTTTTAGAATTGTTATGCCGTTGGCCAAGCCTTCTATCGCTACACAAGCAGTATTTGTTTTCATGGGATTTTGGAATGAATTTATGAAACCTATGCTTTATTTGACTACACCAAGTAAATATACGCTTACTCTTGGTTTGCAGACTTTTCAGAGTAGAAATGGTGGAGTGCGATGGGATCAAACAATGGCTGCTAGTGTGATTACGATTATCCCAATTATTATCATCTATTTAATATTCAATAAGTATTTTTTACAAGGAGTACGTATGGATGGAGAAAAATAA